Proteins encoded in a region of the Triticum dicoccoides isolate Atlit2015 ecotype Zavitan chromosome 3A, WEW_v2.0, whole genome shotgun sequence genome:
- the LOC119272197 gene encoding EID1-like F-box protein 3, with protein sequence MSEGARNTRQFRGAWSGGGGTGGIGSASYRDGDGGIGSPRYSGVNTGILDEQVLSLVFRSINWDPQALCTAASVSRRLRAVAERVLWRELCISRAPRMVASLTAAAGVGVGAGAAPPPSGRIGGGWPALAKLLSFCCGAAGTAVPVPVPGHLTRVSRFSKTSGRSFLSRRCRTDMLYVSDPCEHAVPGADDDLGAYRGVFRWFMRSRTRACLLGRQAELDPRVRCPYCGARVWNMVAANLVPRGASRRMGSDEGRLEYYVCVSGHVHGNCWLAHLTSSEGEHDDDPDSHDASEGSSGDDGHVAQ encoded by the coding sequence ATGAGCGAGGGCGCGCGGAACACGCGGCAGTTCCGCGGCGcgtggagcggcggcggcgggacgggtGGCATTGGCAGCGCGAGCTACCGGGATGGCGACGGCGGCATTGGGTCCCCGCGCTACAGCGGCGTCAACACGGGGATCCTGGACGAGCAGGTGCTGTCGCTCGTGTTCCGCTCCATCAACTGGGACCCGCAGGCGCTCTGCACCGCGGCGAGCGTCAGCAGGCGGCTCCGCGCCGTCGCGGAGCGCGTGCTCTGGCGGGAGCTCTGCATCTCGCGCGCGCCGCGGATGGTGGCGTCGCTCACGGCGGCCGCgggggtcggagtcggagccggagcgGCCCCGCCGCCCTCGGGGCGCATTGGCGGCGGGTGGCCGGCGCTGGCGAAGCTGCTCTCCTTCTGCTGCGGCGCCGCGGGGACGGCCGTGCCGGTGCCGGTGCCGGGGCACCTCACGCGGGTGTCGCGCTTCTCCAAGACCTCCGGGCGGAGCTTCCTGTCGCGGCGCTGCAGGACCGACATGCTGTACGTGTCCGACCCGTGCGAGCACGCGGTGCCCGGCGCGGACGACGACCTCGGCGCCTACCGCGGGGTGTTCCGGTGGTTCATGCGCTCGCGGACGCGGGCTTGCCTGCTGGGCCGCCAGGCCGAGCTCGACCCGCGCGTGCGCTGCCCCTACTGCGGCGCGCGCGTCTGGAACATGGTCGCCGCCAACCTCGTGCCGCGCGGCGCGTCGCGCCGGATGGGATCCGACGAGGGCCGGCTCGAGTACTACGTCTGCGTCAGCGGCCACGTCCACGGCAACTGCTGGCTCGCGCATCTCACCTCGAGTGAAGGCGAACACGACGACGACCCCGACTCCCACGACGCGTCGGAAGGTAGCAGCGGCGACGACGGCCATGTCGCCCAGTAA